AAAAATTGATGGTTCAAGGTTTTCATTTGTAGGAGGATAATGCATGATGACAATGATTCTTTCATGTTTTGCCCTTTTAGCCGCCTGAAGAGACAATCGTAATCTTTTCTCTTCTCGCTCATAAATTTTCTGGTCATGGGCGGTAAATTTGATATCATTAGGGCAAATCCAACCCCTTCCGCCGCAAACGGCAAACCCTTCTGCTGGAACGAAATCATTTTGAATAAAGTACATATTCTCATAAATAGTATTTAATTTTGTCACGGACTTCCACCAATAATCATGATTGCCTCTGATAAAAATTTTTCTCCCCGGCAACTCATTGATGAACTGCAAATCAATATCTGCTTCTTCCAGTGTCATCCCCCACGAAATATCTCCGGGAATTAAAACTGTGTCTTCATCCGATATAATTTCCAACCAATTCATTTTAATTTTTCGAGCATGATTCTCCCAGTTCTTACCAAACTTATCCATAGGTTTATCCACCGCTCCGCTTAAATGCAAATCACCTATTGCATAAATCGACATAAAATCCCTCTTCCTTGTATATCGAAAATTTCTTAACTGTTAGATTATATCATATTCATGCTGAAACGTAACCCTAAGAGTTTTCATCCGGCGAATTCCAAGTGATTTTATTATACTCTGCAAACTTAAGGATAGAATAGGGGTTGATCCACAACTCTTCCTTTGAAAAAGAAACATCCAGCATAATGCCCAAATGCAGATGAACCGGAAAATTTCCTACAGTACCGGGATCTTTCCCATATCCCGAATCCCCCATATATCCTAAACACTGTCCTGATTTGATTTCCTTCCCTTCGCTGATCTCAGAAGAATAGGAATCTAAATGAGCATAGTAAAAATATGCTCCACTGGGAGCTCTAATCCCTACTCTCCATCCACCCTTCTTATTCCATCCCATTTGCTCAACAATTCCATCCGTCATGCTGACAATTGGTATACTTCCCCTTTTATTATGCACATCAATAATATCTGTTCCTAAATGTTTTCTTTTGCCGCCGTAGTCTCTGGCTGCCCCCCATGAATCGGCATAAATATATTCTCCTGTGTCAGGAATAGGAAAGACTTTAACATCCATTAATGCCTGCTGATATATGGTATACATTTTTTGTACGTCTTTTTTATTATGTTTTTTTCTAATCTTATTAATATCTTCCATACAGAATTTAAAAAGTTCTTTCTGATCAATCGTACTGTTTTCTTCTACGATGAAATCATTTTCCAAAGAATAAAATACAATCGCTTCAATAAAATCTGTTCCTGTTACTTCTGAAATCTTTTTCAGCTCATATAAAATATCCCCCGAGATATTAAAGGCTGCTGCTTTTTCAATCAACGTCGGAAGCTTTTTACTGTCTTTATAAACACATTTTCTCATGAGAAAAATACTCATTAATAAAATGAATATCAAAAGAAGATATAGGGTATCATATCTTCCTCTCCTTCTTCTTATTATTTTTTTCCTTCTTCTTTTCATTTTGGCACCCCTTCATAGAAACAAAAAAGACAGATCCATAGGTTCTGTCTTATTATATGCTTCTATCATGGGAATCCATGTTAATTCTTTCATCTCAATAATCTGTATAGAAGAAATCTTTATAGCGTTTTAAAGCCTTTTTCTGCGCAGTACTTCTTACTTCGTTAATCTCGTCGTAATGCTCAGCTAAACAGGCAATGATTCTATGATCCAATTCATTTTTCTTTCCCATTTCGTCAAGGATAGATAATACGTCATTTTTCTCCATTCCCTGTCGATAAGGTCTATCCTCCGTTAATGCGGTAAAAACATCCGCGACACCTACAATCCTAGCTTCAAAAGAGATCTTATCTTCATTAATGTGAAAGGGATATCCTCCTCCATTTAAACGTTCGTGATGAAATGCAGCCCATGTACGGACATCTTCCAAACTCTCAAAGGTTTCTAAAATATAATAGGTATAAAAGGAGTGACTTTTTATTACATTAAACTCCTCTTTTGATAATTTCCCCGGTTTTTCCAATATCTCAATAGGAATGACCAACTTCCCCAAATCATGAAGATATCCTGCTGTATGTAGAAGCTTACAAGTTTCCTCTTTTAGGCCCAGTAACCTTCCCAGCATTTCCGAAGTAATGGCTACGCCGCTGGAATGGGTTGCGGTAAATCGACTTCGAAAATCAATCACCTGGCCAAACAACTTTGCCATATTGTCAAAATCATTTAAAGTAAGCTCAATAGCAGGATAAGTTACTGCCTTGGATAAAATAGGCTTAATATACTCAGAAACAGCTTCCAGCCAAAAATGCTCTTTTTCTGCGACCGCTTTTAAAGCTTCCAGGGCTTGAGGCAAAAATTTAGTCTTTGTTGAATTTAAAACTTTTGAGAGGATTCTATCCTTTTGACCTAAAATTTCTTCATCTTTCCTAATCAATATCTCTACTCTGTCTGCTAAATGAATAATATAGCTTTCTATCGGAATAATACTGCTACCAGATTCTGCCCACCCACTCCAGTTTTCATGATGGTATCGAATAATCTTAGCGACCTTTTTAAGAGGTTCAAACTGTCGGACTAATTTATATCCGATTTCTGTATGTCGATGAGGATTTTTCACTTCAAAGTGAAAGGTTTCTATTCTTTCCTGCAGAGAAAGGGCACCGATATCGTGAATCAAGGATGCCATAATCATGTCAACCAGCTGTTCTTCAGATAGCCCCATTTCTACACCAATACGATATGCAATATAAGCAACCCGAAGTTGATGATGATTCATTTCTACACTCATAAAGTCAATTACCGTAGAGAGCGTAAGCATCATTTCAAACAAGGATATTTTTATTTTTCCTGTCATGAATGCATCCCCCTTAGTGTTCAAAAAAATGCCGTACAGATTTTCCGTTGAGATAGTTACACAGCCGTCCTTGATAGTGATTGTTTGCTCTCATCTCTGCTTCTATTTCATCTCTAATCTTCCACCAACTCGTATTCCAATTAACAAATAAAGTGTTTTCCTCAGGAGCCCTTCCTATTAGCCTTTGAACTACAATATGAGGGGAAAGATATTCAAGAAAATCTATCACTCTTCTTTTGTACTCTTCAAGGGATATCATATTAAATTCTTTGTTCTTAAATTGTTCACCCATGACTGTATTCTCTACAATATATAAAGAATGAAGCTTAACTTGGTCTATAGAAAGGGCTGACAGAATTTTTGCACTTTCTATAACATCTATTCTTGTATCCCAGGGAAGGTTTAAGATTAAATGAGCGCATATTTCAAAACCATATTTTTTTATTCTAAGTACCGCATCAATAAATTCAGCCAAAGTATGCCCCCGATTGATTTTAATGAGAGAATGGCAATTGACTGTCTGAAGCCCCAGCTCTATTGCAATATCAATATTATATTTATTCTTTAACTCCAATAAAAATTGCAAATATTCTTCTCTGATACAATCCGGCCTAGTAGAAATCGCCAGCTGAACGATATCTTCTTTAGCAGCCTGCTCCATAACATCTTTAAAAGTATCAAAAGGCATATAGGTATTGCTAAAGTTTTGGAAATAGGCAATAAATTTTCTTGCCTTGTACTTCTTGCTAATATATGCTTTGTTTTTATGAATTTGCTCGGAAACGGGTATAAGATTAGACAAATTTTCAAACCCCGCTCCTTCGTCTCCGCAGAAAGTACATCCCCCACATCCTGCTACTCCGTCTCTATTTGGACAAGTAACGGGGAGATTTATAGGAAGCTTATATACTTTTTCACCGTATTTTTCTTTTAGATAATCTGAATACTTTCTATATAAGTGTTCCATATTGATCATGCTGTCATCCAAATATTTCACAACCTTTATGTATTTTTATCGTTTTATTTATTATAGCATAAAGAAAAATGCTATAAAATATTTAGGGTACAGCCAATTTTTATTAAAACATCTTAATACTTAATTATTTAATGCCAGGAAATCAGAGGCATTTCCTATGCAATCCCGTAGGACTTTTAATTACATAAAGAAATTCAGACGAATTTCCTATGTAATAAAAAAAGAGGCTTACTTGATTTACACTAAGTAAGTCTCCTTTGATAAATTAAAATTTTCCGCCACCGCCGCCATGGGTAGTTCCACTGCTGCCGCTATGGACACTGCTTGATGAGCCTCCGGAATCGGAATTCGTCTGAATTCGTGTCTTTGTTGTTGTTTCTCTTAAAAAGTCATCTCTACTACTTGAAAGCGCAAAAGAACCTTTACCTTCATAGGTATGGTTATTTATTGTAACGGAACCCTTACTAGAAAGAGAAACTAATATTGTAGCAATTCCAGAGATAACAAAGGCTATAAGATATACATAGAAAGATTTCATTAACTTAAGAACTCTGTCAAAATATGTTGTTTTATAATAAGGTTCGCCTTCTACCCTGTGCTGTCCCTGAGGTACACCCATTTCAGCATAGGATTTTATATCGTCAATAAAAGCATTAGAAGCTTCAAAATAGTTGCCATCTGAAAGAGGACTTATCACATGATTTACCATTTCAGCAATTCTGCTGTCCGTAAAGATATCAATCGCTTTACCGGTTGTAGAGATCCAGACTTCCCTTTGGTCCATGTTAACTAACATTAATAACCCTGAAGCATCACTGCCAACGCCATAACCATTATAATCATAATAATCATCGGCAAATTCCATAGAAGATTTGCCTTCTGTATCATCCGTAATCACGATTACAGCATCAAGACTATAGTCCGTTTTTACACTATCAATAGACTCTTGTAATAAACTTTCTTCTTCATCTGTCAGATAATCTAAATAATCTTTAACATTATTTAATTCTCCGGCAATGGTACTAAATTGACTAATAACAATAAATATGAAAGCAATCAGAAAAGCATTTAATTTTTTAAGCAAAGAAGGCACCTCCAAACACAGATATTACCCATACAATAGCAAAAACAATCCCCATAAATGCAAACTGCCTTGATCGACTTATCGGTGTATCCCCTACTACTTTTCCTGTTTGGCCATTCACAATAAATATATGATCTTTCCCATTATATTTGTTATTTAAAAGATAAATAGGCAGCATGGAATATTCTTCACGAATATTTGAAAGAGATATCTTTTTGTCATGGGTAACAAAAGAAGAATAGCTGCTTATGGTTTCTTTTAGTCTTTCTTCCATGTATTTTTCTACTCTGCCTTTCATAACGCCTTCCGCTTCCGATGCTTCCACATCATATTTTTCAGCCATAAAACCGGACATATATTTCATAGAAAAATCGGTCAAATCATTATAATTGTATGGCTCAATCATATGCATAAACTTATCATCCAATTTCTTTGAGGCATCTACTGGAACTTTATGATATTCTGCACTTCCTCTGCGAAACACTTTATAATATTTAGTTTGTGTATAATTATAATTACCACTGGTCCAGGACCTCGTGCGAGTTCCTTCTCCGCTAATCATACCCTCGCCTTTACAATTAAACAGCCAAAATGGAGCGTATATTCCTGTGACCTTTTCAATTTCTTCTTTTCGTTTAAACTCCTTAGGTGCAAATAGACGCTTGTTGATCCAGTTTTTGTAGATTTCTTCAGCTTGAGCCTTTGTGATTTTAAAAGGAATAAGACTCTTTGGCTTAAATTTCCCTGAAAATCTGGACTTAATAATACTATGATTTCTGCAATATAAACAGAAAGTGGCAGAAGTCGTGGTATCAGCAATCAATTCAGCTCCACAACTGGTACAATGATAAGAATCCAAATCAGGCATAGTCTTCTCAAGAGTTTCTTCCACAGGAGCCTCTGTTTCAATCTCTTGTTTACCAAACTCACTAAAACAATAGTCACATTTCCACTTTTGAGAAGCAGGATCAAATTCTAAGCCGCCTCCACAATTCCTACACTTATATCCTTTTACTGAATCCATCTAAACTCTCCTTCTCCATTTATTTCCGAGGCCCTTTTTCCACCTTTATGTATTGCCCTGTATTTCATATTTTATCAAAAATATTGGAATACTTCTAGTCTTTATTAGCGCTAGAAAATTGTAAATTTTTTTGTCGAATTTTTGTAACATGTCCGAAACCCGTTCATATACTGGTATCAAAGGAGGTGATAAATATGAAAAGAAAAATGGAAGTTCAGGGAGCAAGAAGAAATAAAAATAATAACGTATTGCCTGCCAGCATTAAAGACATTTTAAAAAGACTGATCGATGAAGAAGTAGTAATCGTATTAAAATCCGGAAAATGTGAAGAAGTTGATATCCTTGGTGTTGAAGGCAATCTCCTCATCGCTAGCCCCAATGGAGACATTAAATTTATTGATATCGATTGTATCTGTGAAGTAATTGCTGAACCTGAAGATGTGATTGAGGCACTCTTTAGAGAACGCTGCTGCAATTCTTAATATATGTTAATATAAATGGAGTTAATAGGACTCGTTCCTATTAACTTCTTTTTTGCTTTTATTTAAACTCTATTTTACATTCTATGTATTTCATGTTACACTTGTGTGTATACTTAATTAGAACAAAGGAGATTATTTCATGGAAAATAAGGTATTAGCCATTGTGGATGGCAGAGAAATCAAAGAGTCAGATGTATTTTCACTTATGCAAAACTTAGGACAGCGTGGAGCACAATTTAGAAGTCCTTACGGACAAAAACAATTACTGAATGAAATCATTGCTCAAGAATTACTTTACTCTGAAGCTTTAGAAAACGGATTCGATAAGGAAGAAAGCTTTGTTGTTGTATTGGAGCAAATGAAGAAATCCCTGCTTATGCAGTATGCTGCAAATAAATTAATGACTTCCGTTTCCGTAGACGATGAAGAAGTCAGAGCATATTTTGAAGCAAATAAATCCATTTTTGCCCAACCAAAAACTGTTGCTGCAAGTCATATTTTAGTTGATAGTGAAGAAGAAGCATTGAAAATATTAGATGAAATTAATAACGGTTTGGATTTTTCTGATGCAGCCCGCAAATACTCAAAATGTCCTTCCAAAGATAGCGGCGGTGCTCTTGGAGAATTCTCTCAAGGTAAAATGGTACCCGAATTCGAACAAGCTGCTTTTTCCATGGAACCCGGTGAAATCAGTAAGCCTGTTCAAACTCAATTCGGCTATCACATCATTAAAGTGGATCAAGTAAATGAAGCAAAGGAAAGTTCCTTTGAAGAAGTAAAAGATGAAGTGAAAAACCAATGCTTATTCAACAAACAACAAGAAGTATATATAGAAAAGCAAGAAGAACTAAAGAAAAAATATTCAGTAGAAATTCTTGACTAATTATATAATAAAAAACGGTGCCTGAGATAAGGTACCGTTTTTACTATATGGAACTTAACAAGTCTTTCATGCCTTTTACAAATTCATTTTCCGCCCTGAGCCGGATGTCTTACTTTATCACAACTTATTCCTAAGCTATTCAGATTCTCTTCTGCTTTATTCCCTACAGCAATAATTTTTTTAATACCAAATAATTCTATGATCTGTAGAAGGGGTTTCTGCCCAAGCTCCAGTTCTTTTTTAAAGGGTGCTCTATTGCTGGCTGGATTATCCTTTTTATGGGGATGAAAAGGAAAAGCGTTCCACCCTAAGGCAATAAGATTATGCTCAATAAGAGTACTCCAAATAATCGTAGCCGTAGCTTCCTTTAATAATTTGGTGTTCTCAGAAACCAACTTATAACCGTTTTCTCTGCCGAATAAATTTAACCCATCCATATTATGCATAAGCAAATGCTCACTGGTAAAAGGAACTCCCGTTAGACGGCACCCTCTGTACCCCGGGGCTTCTCCTACAAGTAAAACCTTAGGTCTTAATTGGTACATCTGATTTAGGTATATTAAAAGATTCTCCCTTCTTATGGAATTCTCCTCTAATTGATAAGAGTACTGATTAAATACATTCTGAGTAACTTCCATAGCTGCTAATTCTTCTACGAATTGGCTTAAGCCTTTCATAATTGAATTGTCCTCTTTCTTTATTTTATTATAGCTCAATATAATACAGTATAATATCTATGTAACTGCCATCTTTCATCATAAATCCCTCAGGGATTATACCTAATTTATGGAAACCTATTTTTTCATACAATCGAATTGCTGCCGTATTTGTAGAAACTACTGCATTAAATTGAAGTATCTTAAATCCATGCTTTCTTCCCTGCTTTATAGAATCCCTAACTAATTTTTCTCCAATACTTCGGCCTCTGCATCCTTTTTTTACTGCATAAGAAGCATTGGATATATGACCACAGCGTCCAATATTATTAGGATGTAAAATATATAAACCAAGGATCTCATCTCCATCCACCGCTACACCGGTATAGGTCTGAGATGCAAAAAAATTTTTTGCCTGTTCATAAGTTAGGCTCTCTATTTGAGGAAAGGCGTTCCCGTCTTCCACTACTTCATTCCAAACGTCTATCATGGATGGTATATCTTTGTCTTGATATTCTCTTATGATAATATTCATAATTTCATCAACCCTCGATATAATTTTTTATACCTTTAATAACAATCATTTTGTATTTGTTTCGTTTTATTTTAGCATTAATATAGATATTAAACAATAGGCACAAAATCGGGACTATGTCGCACTTTTGAAATAAGAAAGTTTGGTCTCTTGCAAGCAAAGCGAACTTTCTTATTTCAAAACAAAAAGCACACCAACCGAATAAGGTTCGCGTGCTTGGCACCCTTTTATAAAACAAAACAAGTGAATTCTTTTTAGAGTTCTTCGATCAAGTTTAGCAATTCTTTTATGCCATCAATTGCATAGTCATAATTCTCCGGATGTCCAAAACCGTACTTTGCATATATAAAAGGAATTCCCGCAAATACCGAAGCCTCATAATCGCCTTGAGTATCCCCAACATATACTGCATCATTAATATTATTTCTCTCCATTAAAAGCTTGATGTTTTCACCCTTGCTCTTTCCTGTATCTCCAAAACATTCATGGTCAGTGATATATTCTTCTATTCCTACTTTTTTCATAAACAATTCTATGTATCCTGACTGACAGTTGCTAACAATGAACAATCGATTTTTCTCAGATAATTTTTCAATGGTTTCCTTTACATCAGGGAAAAGCAGATTGTCCGTATTCTCATTTAAGGCATCATGTTCATATTCACAACATTTTTCCAATATCAATTTTCTTCTTTCTTCATCGGCATCAAAGAATAAATTATTTGCTATTACATCCATCGGCTTACCAAACTCTTTTTTCAGAGTGGCAGCTGTTATATAAGCAGCCGTTCCACCAATTTCTTGAATTGCCTTGTTCCATCCCTTTGCCACTACCTCAGTTGTATCCCATAAAGTGCCATCAACATCGAATATTATGTTTTTCATTACAAAAGCCTACTTTCTATTTCTAGTCTATAAGTGTATGATATTAGATATTCATCCTATAGTCAACACTATTAAACCTCTATAGGTAGGTTTAACGACACAAATTACTCAATTTTGAATCGAGACAAAGTACTGTTTAAGCTTCTCACCACTGACATAAGATTGTTTGCCAATATGGATAATTGTTCTGCAGAACTGGCTTGTTCCTCGCTGGTTGCTGTAACTTCTTCAATAGATGCCGCTCCTTCCTCTACTATAGCTGCAATATGTACAATCGCTTCCACCGACTGATCTTTTTGGATTTCGATATCATTAATCTTTTTCATGACCTCTTCAATCCGCTGAATCATATTCTGCATACATTCTGCCATTCTATTAAACGCATTGTTTGTTTCAAAAACAATGGCTTTCTGCTCTTCAAAGATCTTATCGGATTCTGTAACAACTGATACAGCTCGCTTCGTTTTGCCTTGGATGTTGGTAAGAATTGAACTAATCATCCTGGTGGCTTCCTTAGTTCCCATAGCTAATTTACGGATTTCTTCTGCAACCACTGCAAAGCCTTTTCCTGTTTCTCCTGCTCTAGCTGCTTCTATAGCTGCGTTAAGCGCGAGTAAATTGGTCTGCTCACTGATGCTTTCTATCACGTTAACAACTTGAATAACTTCTTTTGTTTCGTTGCTTAACTGTTGTATTTCTCCATGAATCGTATGAGAAGACTCTAATGCAGTCTTTGTTTTTTCATTAAGCTGTTCCATCGTATGGGATGCATAATCCCTTGAGCTTTCCGTTTCCTCAATGATATTCATAACATCTTGTATTTCTTTAATAATATGGTTGATATTTTTAGCCAGGTTCTCCATTAACATGGTAGTATGTTCAGCTTCTTTTGCTTGTACCATGGAACCTTCTGACAATTCATTAATTGCAGAGGAAACCTGGGTCGCTGCGTTTGCTGTTTTTTCTGAAGCATTTCTAATAACCGCTGTATCTTGCTCTACTTTTTTTACTACGGTATCTGTTTCCAGAATTAAATTTCTGATATTTTCAATCATTTTATTAAAACTATCAGATAATCTTCCTATTTCATTTTTTCCTGTAATAGGACAGGACACAACGAGATTGCCTTGTTCCACTTTTCCCATCAAATCCATAATCACTTTTAATGGATTTGAGATACTAAAGGAAATCGTCATCCCTACAATAATAGCAATAATGATGCATAAAACGACTACTACTATGTTTCCGTGTCTAACAGCTTCCATTTCCTTCATTAAGGCTGAAACAGGTTCTTTGGTTATGATTTTCCACCCATTATTGGTCGTTGCATAGCTTATAACATAATCTGAATCTGTAAAATAGCCTGATAGATTTTCTCCATATATTTTATTTAAAAAGTCATCTTCAAGAACCGCACCTAATTTTTCTTCATCTATACTTGAAATGATTTCTTTGTTTTCATTGATTAAAGAAATCTCTCCACTGCCAAGATTGGCTTTTTCAAGGACTGAATGGATTCCTTTACTATTAATACTGATAACTATGCCGCCAATAGGCTCACTTGTATTTATACTACGTATTTGTGTGATCAAATAAATATATTCATAGGAATCAAATAACCCGGTGACCCACAGAGTTTTTCCATCCGAACCATTTATAAGATCTAATAATTGTTGGATTTGTTCACTTTTATTTATTGTCTTTCCCCCTGTTGAAATCGAAACAAATCCTGAACCAAAGCTTTCTCCGTTACTTTTTATAATATTAGCTGCTCTGATATGACTGTTCGAAGCTACAATCGAAATAATATCATTATCTATTTCCCTAACAATTTTTGTTTTATCAAAGCTGCTTACGGAGTCTAAGTTTTGTAAGTTATCTATCAGTTTCATGTTAGTATTAATCATTTTATGAATTCTTTCAAATTCTTCTATTCTAGAATCTATATTCATGGCAATCTGTTCAACCATCTTCCCAGAATAAGATCCTACTTTGTTTTTAACGGTTTGTTCAGCATTCAAATATGAAAATGTACCAACAACACTCAATGGTAAAATACTCAAAAGGATAAATGTAACAATCAGTCTTTGAGCGATTCCAATATTGTTTTTCATACTTAAATTAAAATTTCTAGTTCGTTTTTTTTTTTAGGGTATATGGTGTTTTTTTCAAACTTATTTTATTAAATTTTTTGAGCATGGTATCCCCCTCGATCTTTTGTAGACAAAATTTATACATCCAGTACTACAGTCTGATAAGGTTCAAGTATAATTGTTTCGTTCTCTACATTAAGACGGTCATAATTATTGATTAAGACCTTACTATTTTGATGCAGCAAAGGCAATTCAACCTTTTTATCCTGATAATTAGCAATAATTAATAATGTCTTATCTTCCCCTTTTCTATAGAAAGCAAGTATATTATCATATTCTTCATAAACAGGACTGAATTTTCCATATACAATTGTTTCTTTATATTCCTCATCTTTGCGGAGGCATATTAATTTTTTATAATATGAAAGTACTGAATTTTCATCGTTAATCTGACTTTCTACATTGATGTCTTTATAATTTTTATTAACCACTAGCCATGGCTTTCCGGTGGTGAAACCTGCGTTCTGGCTAGTATCCCAATGGAAAGGCGTTCTGGCATTATCACGACTGTATTTTGACACTATTTTAAGTGCCTCTTCTGGAGAATATCCAGCCTTTAATGCAACTAAATATTCATCTTTTGTACTAATATCATCAATTTCATCAATGCTTTCAAACTCATTATTAGTCATTCCAATTTCTTGTCCTTGATAAATAAACGGGATGCCCTTAAGCATTAGCTGCAATGTTGCAAGCATCTTTTTGCTCTTTTCATTACATTCCCCTTCAGGAATATAATAGCTTACACCCCTTGGCTCATCATGATTCTCTATTATATTGGACATAAATCCTATATTTTCAGTTTCTATCTTGCTTCTAAATATTACGTCTCTATATTCATTAGGGGTAACAGGCTTTCTGTCAAACCAACCTTTTTCACTTGCTCCAATAAGATGGGTACTAAAATCAAATATAGAAGAAAAATAGCCATCCTCACCGATATAATCTCTTAACTCGTCTTCTTTATAATTAAACAATTCAGCCACAGTAAACGCATCATATTTACGGAAGGTTTTGTCTCGCATCTCTTTTAAGAAGACTCCTATGCCCTTGGCATGTTCAAGCATCTTTCCGGGACTGCAAAGCCCATCTTCTCTATCTGGAGGGAAATCTTCAAATCTCAGGTCCTTTTTTATATTGATGATGGCATCGATTCGGAACCCAGCCAGCCCTTTGTCAAGCCACCAATTAATCATCTTATATATTTCATTTCTCAGTTTTTCATTCTCCCAATTCAAATCAGG
The genomic region above belongs to Defluviitalea saccharophila and contains:
- a CDS encoding metallophosphoesterase encodes the protein MSIYAIGDLHLSGAVDKPMDKFGKNWENHARKIKMNWLEIISDEDTVLIPGDISWGMTLEEADIDLQFINELPGRKIFIRGNHDYWWKSVTKLNTIYENMYFIQNDFVPAEGFAVCGGRGWICPNDIKFTAHDQKIYEREEKRLRLSLQAAKRAKHERIIVIMHYPPTNENLEPSIFTHLFEEFKVEKVLYGHLHGKDSFNLGLQGIHNGIEYKLVSSDYIDFKPVLIC
- a CDS encoding M23 family metallopeptidase gives rise to the protein MKRRRKKIIRRRRGRYDTLYLLLIFILLMSIFLMRKCVYKDSKKLPTLIEKAAAFNISGDILYELKKISEVTGTDFIEAIVFYSLENDFIVEENSTIDQKELFKFCMEDINKIRKKHNKKDVQKMYTIYQQALMDVKVFPIPDTGEYIYADSWGAARDYGGKRKHLGTDIIDVHNKRGSIPIVSMTDGIVEQMGWNKKGGWRVGIRAPSGAYFYYAHLDSYSSEISEGKEIKSGQCLGYMGDSGYGKDPGTVGNFPVHLHLGIMLDVSFSKEELWINPYSILKFAEYNKITWNSPDENS
- a CDS encoding HD-GYP domain-containing protein; protein product: MTGKIKISLFEMMLTLSTVIDFMSVEMNHHQLRVAYIAYRIGVEMGLSEEQLVDMIMASLIHDIGALSLQERIETFHFEVKNPHRHTEIGYKLVRQFEPLKKVAKIIRYHHENWSGWAESGSSIIPIESYIIHLADRVEILIRKDEEILGQKDRILSKVLNSTKTKFLPQALEALKAVAEKEHFWLEAVSEYIKPILSKAVTYPAIELTLNDFDNMAKLFGQVIDFRSRFTATHSSGVAITSEMLGRLLGLKEETCKLLHTAGYLHDLGKLVIPIEILEKPGKLSKEEFNVIKSHSFYTYYILETFESLEDVRTWAAFHHERLNGGGYPFHINEDKISFEARIVGVADVFTALTEDRPYRQGMEKNDVLSILDEMGKKNELDHRIIACLAEHYDEINEVRSTAQKKALKRYKDFFYTDY
- a CDS encoding TIGR01212 family radical SAM protein (This family includes YhcC from E. coli K-12, an uncharacterized radical SAM protein.), whose product is MNMEHLYRKYSDYLKEKYGEKVYKLPINLPVTCPNRDGVAGCGGCTFCGDEGAGFENLSNLIPVSEQIHKNKAYISKKYKARKFIAYFQNFSNTYMPFDTFKDVMEQAAKEDIVQLAISTRPDCIREEYLQFLLELKNKYNIDIAIELGLQTVNCHSLIKINRGHTLAEFIDAVLRIKKYGFEICAHLILNLPWDTRIDVIESAKILSALSIDQVKLHSLYIVENTVMGEQFKNKEFNMISLEEYKRRVIDFLEYLSPHIVVQRLIGRAPEENTLFVNWNTSWWKIRDEIEAEMRANNHYQGRLCNYLNGKSVRHFFEH
- a CDS encoding TPM domain-containing protein, producing the protein MLKKLNAFLIAFIFIVISQFSTIAGELNNVKDYLDYLTDEEESLLQESIDSVKTDYSLDAVIVITDDTEGKSSMEFADDYYDYNGYGVGSDASGLLMLVNMDQREVWISTTGKAIDIFTDSRIAEMVNHVISPLSDGNYFEASNAFIDDIKSYAEMGVPQGQHRVEGEPYYKTTYFDRVLKLMKSFYVYLIAFVISGIATILVSLSSKGSVTINNHTYEGKGSFALSSSRDDFLRETTTKTRIQTNSDSGGSSSSVHSGSSGTTHGGGGGKF
- a CDS encoding peptidylprolyl isomerase, which gives rise to MENKVLAIVDGREIKESDVFSLMQNLGQRGAQFRSPYGQKQLLNEIIAQELLYSEALENGFDKEESFVVVLEQMKKSLLMQYAANKLMTSVSVDDEEVRAYFEANKSIFAQPKTVAASHILVDSEEEALKILDEINNGLDFSDAARKYSKCPSKDSGGALGEFSQGKMVPEFEQAAFSMEPGEISKPVQTQFGYHIIKVDQVNEAKESSFEEVKDEVKNQCLFNKQQEVYIEKQEELKKKYSVEILD
- a CDS encoding uracil-DNA glycosylase: MKGLSQFVEELAAMEVTQNVFNQYSYQLEENSIRRENLLIYLNQMYQLRPKVLLVGEAPGYRGCRLTGVPFTSEHLLMHNMDGLNLFGRENGYKLVSENTKLLKEATATIIWSTLIEHNLIALGWNAFPFHPHKKDNPASNRAPFKKELELGQKPLLQIIELFGIKKIIAVGNKAEENLNSLGISCDKVRHPAQGGK
- a CDS encoding GNAT family N-acetyltransferase, which produces MNIIIREYQDKDIPSMIDVWNEVVEDGNAFPQIESLTYEQAKNFFASQTYTGVAVDGDEILGLYILHPNNIGRCGHISNASYAVKKGCRGRSIGEKLVRDSIKQGRKHGFKILQFNAVVSTNTAAIRLYEKIGFHKLGIIPEGFMMKDGSYIDIILYYIEL
- a CDS encoding HAD family hydrolase codes for the protein MKNIIFDVDGTLWDTTEVVAKGWNKAIQEIGGTAAYITAATLKKEFGKPMDVIANNLFFDADEERRKLILEKCCEYEHDALNENTDNLLFPDVKETIEKLSEKNRLFIVSNCQSGYIELFMKKVGIEEYITDHECFGDTGKSKGENIKLLMERNNINDAVYVGDTQGDYEASVFAGIPFIYAKYGFGHPENYDYAIDGIKELLNLIEEL